Genomic DNA from Gilliamella sp. ESL0441:
ATTTCTACTACTATCATCATTTTCTTTCTAGATACTCTATCTGCAAGAATTCCCATTGGAATAGATAGTAATAGAAACGGTAATGTATTTATCATTTGTATCAATGCCGTTTCAGATGCTGAAGCATGTATAGATAGCACCGCTATAATTGGAAACACCGCTATTATTATTTGTTCAGAGAATTGCGCACATAAATTGGAATAAGAAATCTTATGAATGAGTAATTTGTCCATGTTGTTACTTTCCTAATATTTACACTTTATGTGTATATTTGCATTTTCTCAAACTTACTAACAATCCGAATCTTGCTAAAATATCAAATTATTGTTGTCGATAAAGTCTTGATCCAATAACACTTGTTATATAACCACCAAACTTTATATAACCTGTTTTGAATCTTTTCGCTACTGCTTAGAGCACTTACGTTGATTACTCCTCCCGTTCATGTATTTTAATACCTTCCCAACCGATCATGGCTGCTTTACGGTCACTACCCCAATGATATTGCCCTAATAATCCTGTTGATTTTATCACTCTATGACAAGGAATTAAGAAGGCCACCGGGTTATCACCAATAGCAGAGCCAACCGCACGACTAGATTTAGGATTATTTATCTTATTTGCTATGTTGCTATAAGTTGATAGTTTTCCCATAGGAATTGATAACAATGCCTGCCACACTTTTAATTGAAAATCAGTACCTTTAATATGCAACTTTATTTTATTGAGTTTTGACCAGTCTTGTGTAAATACGAAGATTACATTTTGTTGAATCTGATCAGTGTATTGTCGATATTGTGCATTAGGATATAGCGCTTTCAATGATTGAAATGATGATTTTTCATCCTCAACAAAAGCGAGATAACAAATTCCTTTGGTTGTTGATGCAACGATGGTTTCACCAAAAGGGCTTTCAATAAAACTATAATTAATTGATAAGTTTTCACCGTCATTTTTATATTCTCCTGGCGTCACACCTTCAATATCAATAAACAAGTCATGTAATCGGCTCGTACTCGACAAACCTAACTCATAGGTGGTATCCAATAATGAGGCGTTTTCTTCTTTTAGAAGATTTTTAGCGTGAGTGAGACTGATATATCTTAGAAATTGCTTAGGACTAACGCCAGCCCAATTAGAAAACATACGTTGGAAATGATAAGGACTTAAATGTACATATTCTGCTGCCTGTTCCAGTGTCGGTTGAGATTTGTAATTTTCACTCAAATATCCGATGGCTTTTTTTATTCGATCAAAATCTATCTGTTTCTGTTTATGCATTATAAATACTCCTTTTTAGCAGGCGAATAAAGCAATGGAAGACATTTCTAATGTTAGCGGCTTCTTTTTTTGTGCTATTCCACAGGCTAACCAGCAATTATTCCATCTCCACCAATTAATCAATGACTGTGAATCATGATGACTAATCTGTTATGTCCATTGGTATTAGTAACAACTCTAATAGCTAAAGTTTTACCAATCTTACAGAAATACCCATAGTAAGTATCGGTGATACCCAATAGTATTATCACTAAAGTGTGCCATATCTTTTCTTAAAGCCTGTCCTAATAAACACTAAAGAAAAATCAAACTTTATTTATTACATAAAAGTATTTTTCTATTTGATCATTCTATAATGAAAAATAAATGTTACGTCTACCTCGATGATAAATCTTGATAATAAACAAGATACCAACGATATAAAAACCGAATCTTGCTATTTAAATCATTCATTTTATAAAATAAGTAGCAATTGAATGGCTTATCTTTAATCGTGTCTGTTTTAAGAAACCGCCTACTAATTTTGTTTGTATTTATTTTGCTAGCTTTTATTGGCTAGCACATACCCTTTTGATGTGGTTGCATAACAGTATATACATTCAACAGTGCAGGTATTATCTATCCCAATATCAATAGGTTGTAGGCATTGACAGATTGGTCATTGGTTATTATCTTGCTTAACCGATTATAAGCGCCCGTAATCCTTTCTAAGCATCCTTTATCGATACAAGCACGATGATTTATATTGCAAGTCGATAAGTGAATTCCTTAGCATAATTAAAGGGATATTAGTCACTTGTTCTTTTTGTCACTAAAAAATGCTAACCAATAGATTGGCCACTTGTTTTTTGATAGTAGATTGTTAACAACGTAGGCTATGATGACTAGGGAGATAGAGCCTGAAAGCACGGGAAACAATAAAAAGCTGAAATCATAATTAACCTGACTTGCTGTTAACAATATAACCAACGGATTCGCACCTGCTGGGGGATGTACACATCTAAAGAATTGCATTGCTGCAATAGCGCAACCCACCGCTAAAGCAGTAACAAAAACTGAATCACCGAATAATCTCAAAAATATAAGACCAATAAATGCTGATATCAAATGCCCCAAAATTACATTCCTTGGCTGTGCAAGAGGAGACTGAGCAACAGCAAATAAAATAACACATGAAGCCCCAAACGGCGCCATAATAAAATAGCTACCAGAATAGATAGTCAGATACTCCAGCGTTAAAATTGCCAAAGTCCCACCTAAAAATCCTTGAAATAAATCAAGTAATTTAGGTCTGCCAGGTAGTTTTTCACTACCGCCAAAAAAGAATTTTATTAATTGTTTTCCTTATAAGTTATAATGTATGAATAGCCAATATGAACAGATCTGTACACTAATTTGATGATAGTACAGATCTGTTCACTCTGCAATCTATTTGGGTGATTTATTTTGAAAAAAACAGATGAATTAATTATTAAGACTGCTGAAAAACTGTTTTATCGGACTGGTTTTTCAAGTGTAGGCGTTGATGATATAAGGGATATGTCAGGTTGTTCTAAAACCACTTTATATAATCACTTTGGAAGTAAAGATAAACTTATAGTGGAAGTATTAAAACATCGAGACTCAATATTTCGTTCAAAGCTTCAGGATTCTATTACAGAACTTAATGGGAAAAATGCTATTTTGGGAATATTTAAATGGCATAAAAAATGGTTTTCCGAAGTGGATTATAATGGCTGTTTATTCATGCGAGCAGTGGAGGAAATGCATGAAACCTTG
This window encodes:
- a CDS encoding TetR/AcrR family transcriptional regulator, translating into MKKTDELIIKTAEKLFYRTGFSSVGVDDIRDMSGCSKTTLYNHFGSKDKLIVEVLKHRDSIFRSKLQDSITELNGKNAILGIFKWHKKWFSEVDYNGCLFMRAVEEMHETLPCVSDILRAHKEFVRNLIYSKLQDYSDKASLTNKLMVILEGLINVGVEYKNDKSLRDQIEQDAINLVSDLLNRH
- a CDS encoding HPP family protein; the encoded protein is MKFFFGGSEKLPGRPKLLDLFQGFLGGTLAILTLEYLTIYSGSYFIMAPFGASCVILFAVAQSPLAQPRNVILGHLISAFIGLIFLRLFGDSVFVTALAVGCAIAAMQFFRCVHPPAGANPLVILLTASQVNYDFSFLLFPVLSGSISLVIIAYVVNNLLSKNKWPIYWLAFFSDKKNK
- a CDS encoding methylated-DNA--[protein]-cysteine S-methyltransferase; the encoded protein is MHKQKQIDFDRIKKAIGYLSENYKSQPTLEQAAEYVHLSPYHFQRMFSNWAGVSPKQFLRYISLTHAKNLLKEENASLLDTTYELGLSSTSRLHDLFIDIEGVTPGEYKNDGENLSINYSFIESPFGETIVASTTKGICYLAFVEDEKSSFQSLKALYPNAQYRQYTDQIQQNVIFVFTQDWSKLNKIKLHIKGTDFQLKVWQALLSIPMGKLSTYSNIANKINNPKSSRAVGSAIGDNPVAFLIPCHRVIKSTGLLGQYHWGSDRKAAMIGWEGIKIHEREE